A genomic window from Dermacentor silvarum isolate Dsil-2018 chromosome 9, BIME_Dsil_1.4, whole genome shotgun sequence includes:
- the LOC119464192 gene encoding LOW QUALITY PROTEIN: isoleucine--tRNA ligase, mitochondrial-like (The sequence of the model RefSeq protein was modified relative to this genomic sequence to represent the inferred CDS: inserted 1 base in 1 codon; deleted 1 base in 1 codon), with protein sequence MPHGLARSCCVLSKRRPKSCLQTYIRKSSKISYSGTVLLPKTGFPQRITGAKRTENDEKIAKYACFEEHYAWQRENNKGPDFILHDGPPYANGDTHLGHAVNKVLKDITIRYRSLKGDRVHFVPGWDCHGLPIETKALTAAESHGTPTDVRSKARSFASATIQKQMNSFKHWGVMADWTKPYRTFDVTYVTKQIEAFYDLYEKGYVFRDFKPVYWSPSNRTALAEAELEYNANHISKSVYVAFPLVKVPDAVRSVLPKGVELLALIWTTTPWTLPANQAICFSPNHQYSIVRMSNTRRHLLVASDLISHLQEKLKEDLEVVATFAGSDVLSDATYAHPLYPDKELRFLPGDFVTMDKGTGLVHSAPSHGFEDYQNALKHGIAMEDCLVDEEGRFASSCRPELRGLPVLTEGSEAVTKLLANHVIRTGSYTHSYPYDWRSKQPVIVRSSRQWFINLDDDMRQRALGCLKRVQILPESARTMFENQLAQRPHWCISRQRYWGVPIPVVFQDERSLTSREFVGHVCKLMNARGPDVWWTATDKELLPDEVRKQLGVGKDVALTRGQDIMDIWLDSGLSWKMVLPEPCQADVYLEGLDQVRGWFQSSLLTSVALTGKAPYRKLYMHGFTLDAEGRKMSKSLGNVIDPETITKGGKDLKKDPAFGVDVLRWWVAAHTSNHENVPVAKHVLAECQENVAKLRGTLRFCLGALSDFDYSHHVLPYEEMLPLDRFMLHLLRGFHDRVTSLYDEMRYNHACSAVLNFVVNEASSFYFQAVKDRLYCDAENSANRRSCQTALSHLLDVLVKLTAPVVPHLAEEVFYHHADPGKYDTGVFRRMWHTPPNDWERXEFSQLEKPLAKLREAVNKAVAKSRPVLHDVKIITTSGDSPLATCLRVLQPEDSAIHSGLTDVLQVASVTFEQGDEPTAQVDSNHAVILDAVDDKMFVVLEPTKMAACERCRRNISSEEGHLCTRCEDVYQRLNFKWGVLKDDAGTAEQEEKVQTTSRT encoded by the exons ATGCCGCACGGACTGGCGAGGTCGTGTTGCGTTCTCAGTAAACGCAGACCGAAATCATGTCTGCAGACTTACATTCGAAAGAGCAGCAAGATATCGTACAGTGGCACTGTGCTTTTGCCCAAGACAGGTTTTCCCCAGCGAATCACAGGCGCGAAAAGGACCGAGAACGATGAGAAGATCGCTAAA TATGCGTGCTTTGAAGAGCACTACGCATGGCAACGTGAAAACAACAAGGGACCCGACTTCATTCTTCACGACGGGCCACCATATGCAAACGGTGACACGCACTTGGGCCATGCCGTCAACAAG GTTCTGAAGGACATAACCATCAGGTATCGTTCCTTAAAAGGTGACCGCGTGCACTTTGTGCCAGGCTGGGACTGTCATGGCCTCCCCATTGAGACAAAAGCTCTCACTGCAGCTGAGAGCCACGGAACGCCAACTGATGTTCGATCCAAAG CACGCAGCTTCGCATCTGCCACCATTCAGAAGCAGATGAACTCCTTCAAGCATTGGGGTGTCATGGCCGACTGGACTAAACCATACAGGACGTTCGACGTCACCTACGTCACAAAGCAGATTGAGGCCTTTTATGACCTCTATGAAAAG ggctATGTTTTTCGCGACTTCAAGCCCGTCTACTGGTCGCCGTCTAACCG AACTGCGCTTGCTGAAGCCGAGTTGGAGTACAATGCCAATCACATCAG CAAATCTGTGTATGTTGCCTTCCCGCTAGTCAAAGTGCCGGACGCTGTGCGAAGTGTTTTGC CAAAGGGTGTTGAGCTTTTGGCGCTGATATGGACAACCACACCGTGGACCCTGCCAGCAAACCAGGCCATCTGCTTCTCACCGAATCATCA GTACAGCATTGTTCGAATGAGCAACACTCGGAGACACTTGCTCGTGGCTTCGGACCTGATCTCTCACCTTCAGGAAAAGCTCAAAGAAGATTTGGAGGTTGTAGCTACTTTCGCAG GAAGCGACGTGTTATCCGACGCCACGTATGCACACCCTCTCTATCCTGACAAGGAGCTGAGGTTTTTGCCGGGAGACTTTGTAACCATGGATAAAGGCACGGGACTGGTCCATTCAGCTCCCAGCCACGGCTTTGAGGATTACCAGAACGCCCTGAAGCACGGTATAGCTATGGAG GACTGTCTTGTGGACGAGGAGGGACGTTTCGCGTCAAGCTGCAGGCCAGAGCTGCGCGGTCTTCCGGTGCTGACCGAGGGCTCCGAGGCCGTCACAAAGCTGCTGGCCAATCACGTCATCCGAACTGGCAGCTACACCCACAGTTATCCCTACGACTGGCGCAGCAAACAGCCCGTCATCGTCAGGTCTTCTCGGCAGTGGTTTATCAACCTCGACGATGACATGAGGCAGCGGGCACTG GGCTGCCTCAAACGAGTGCAGATTTTGCCGGAATCGGCGCGCACCATGTTTGAGAACCAGTTGGCGCAGCGACCCCACTGGTGCATCTCCAGGCAACGGTACTGGGGCGTCCCAATACCGGTGGTTTTTCAGGATGAAAGGTCACTCACTTCAAG AGAATTCGTCGGACACGTCTGCAAGCTTATGAATGCAAGAGGACCAGATGTGTGGTGGACAGCCACTGACAAGGAGCTTTTGCCTGATGAAGTGCGCAAACAG CTTGGAGTTGGTAAGGATGTGGCTTTAACACGAGGCCAAGACATTATGGACATCTGGCTCGATAGCGGGCTCAGCTGGAAAATGGTTCTTCCAG AACCTTGCCAAGCAGACGTCTACCTTGAAGGCCTCGACCAGGTTCGAGGTTGGTTCCAGTCTTCACTACTCACGAGTGTCGCACTGACGGGCAAAGCACCTTACAG GAAACTGTACATGCATGGCTTCACACTGGATGCTGAAGGCCGCAAGATGTCCAAGTCGCTGGGGAATGTCATTGACCCCGAGACGATAACAAAGGGTGGAAAG GACCTCAAAAAGGACCCTGCCTTTGGAGTCGACGTGCTTCGGTGGTGGGTCGCC GCCCACACAAGCAACCACGAAAATGTTCCTGTAGCCAAGCACGTCCTGGCAGAGTGCCAAGAAAACGTTGCAAAG CTCCGGGGCACGCTGAGGTTCTGCCTTGGAGCACTCTCCGACTTCGATTACTCGCATCACGTTTTGCCGTACGAAGAGATGCTCCCGTTAGACCGGTTCATGCTCCACCTTCTGCGAGGATTTCATGATCGG gtcACATCCCTGTATGATGAAATGAGGTACAACCATGCCTGTTCTGCTGTGCTGAACTTCGTTGTAAATGAAGCGTCATCTTTCTACTTCCAAGCTGTGAAGGACAG GCTCTACTGCGATGCGGAGAACTCCGCGAATCGGAGGTCCTGCCAGACGGCTTTGAGTCATCTGCTAGACGTGCTGGTGAAGCTTACCGCTCCGGTAGTTCCGCACCTTGCGGAAGAAGTCTTCTACCACCATGCAGACCCTGGCAAGT ACGACACTGGTGTTTTCCGGCGTATGTGGCACACACCTCCGAACGACTGGGAAC CGGAGTTCTCCCAGCTAGAGAAGCCGCTTGCGAAGCTGAGAGAAGCCGTGAATAAAGCCGTTGCCAAGTCTCGGCCAGTGCTGCACGACGTCAAGATCATCACTACCAGTGGGGACAGCCCTTTGGCCACCTGCCTTAGA GTTCTTCAGCCAGAAGATTCAGCCATTCACTCGGGGCTCACTGATGTGCTGCAAGTGGCCTCCGTCACGTTTGAACAAGGCGATGAGCCGACAGCGCAAGTTGATTCTAACCATGCTGTGATCTTGGATGCAG TGGATGATAAGATGTTCGTCGTGCTTGAGCCCACAAAGATGGCCGCCTGTGAGCGGTGTCGACGCAACATCTCCAGTGAAGAGGGCCACCTGTGCACCAGGTGTGAAGATGTTTACCAGCGATTGAACTTCAAGTGGGGTGTTCTCAAGGACGATGCTGGCACAGCAG aacaagaagaaaaagtccAGACAACATCGCGGACATAG